A stretch of the Paramormyrops kingsleyae isolate MSU_618 chromosome 16, PKINGS_0.4, whole genome shotgun sequence genome encodes the following:
- the LOC111838618 gene encoding collagen alpha-1(XVIII) chain isoform X4 — MHKRCYLLEPLICLIIFTVIPGKSQRMDDTTISFQQLIGDPSPSDLAQIDTPDNTPGYVFGPDTNIGQIARGHFPTTFFRHFSILFHLKPTSSKAGVIFSITDATQQIMYVGIKLSEVNDRRQNVMFYLTEPGSHASYLAASFSVPSLLNTWSRFAIAVSEDQIALYMNCDTESEAVRFERSPDEMDLEAGAGVFVGQAGLADPDKFLGVISELKVVGNTQAAERHCEEEEDDSDAASGDYGSGYDEDMTTKVTPPPLAPIPQPPVTAGSHKLTETLHAAKTEHRATAHESHSHLLESRPGLTGPQGPAGPKGDRGEVGIKGDRGPAGPKGDSGITSGSDAGTRSVSRGDKGDTGEKGMKGSAGFGYPGAKGDQGPPGLPGPPGPPGPAAEVMHRGDGTVVHQIPGPRGPPGPPGSSGPAGPPGADGEPGDPGEDGSQGATGPSGFPGTPGDPGVKGEKGDRGEGQPGPRGLPGAPGPPGPSRSDRPTFVDMEGSGFPDLESFRGLPGLPGPPGPPGPPGPAVLGGSTRIDPPTGPPGKDGTPGSPGPTGPPGKDGLPGAPGHQGEKGDAGELGLPGPVGEKGSQGISGVPGKPGEIGLAGLPGPMGPVGPPGPPGPPGPGFGVGFDDGDLEASGVGFFNGAPGVIGPKGQQGPPGVPGLPGMPGLPGPPGAKGSGGPQGLDGRPGLDGFPGPQGPEGDRGEKGERGESGRDGVGITGPPGPPGPPGQIIYQSSANYDEITRTQGSQSAIGLPGQAGLPGPHGPKGEKGDPGHPGYPLKGEKGEPGVVIGPDGSSLPLSGLRGQKGDRGPPGLVGPPGQYGPPGMKGEFGMPGRPGRPGLNGYKGEKGDPGSGAGYGYPGPAGPPGPPGPPGPSVSLDRFGRYDDGSRFYPAMKGEKGDHGSPGVPGTPGLSSNLDLYTLKNELKGEQGGPGLKGEKGEPGGGFYDARFGGGLGLPGPPGNPGLPGPKGDSIRGPPGPQGPPGAPGMVYEGRAGNPGPPGPPGPPGPPGSPSLPGAYRPTHTISVPGPPGPPGQPGTPGLSSVVTVLRSYEIMISTARRQAEGTLIFVMDNGDLYIRVREGFRQVMLGDYRPYSRDLDNEVAEVQQPIEIPKTPQQSQQDNRNTDYPVRYPSQPDTRYPSQSYPIYPSNTEPRYPPLPDNGYNPVQPDSRYPSIPSQRPSPPKPQPPSHSHTFGPGLHLIALNMPQSGNVRGIRGADFQCFQQARAVGLTGTFRAFLSSKLQDLYSIVRKSDRDSLPILNLKDQVLFNSWEALFSDSEGKMKENAPIYSFDGRDILRDSAWPEKMIWHGSSTRGHRQTDNYCETWRTADQAVTGLASSLWAARLLEQTPSSCSQSYIVLCIENSYVTHSKK, encoded by the exons ATGATACCACCATATCCTTTCAGCAGCTGATTGGAGACCCCAGCCCTTCTGATCTCGCCCAAATCGACACTCCCGATAACACCCCTGGCTATGTCTTTGGCCCGGACACTAACATTGGCCAGATCGCCCGAGGCCATTTTCCCACCACCTTCTTCCGCCACTTCTCCATCCTCTTCCACCTGAAACCTACGTCCTCCAAGGCCGGTGTCATTTTCTCCATCACCGATGCCACCCAGCAAATCATGTATGTGGGCATCAAGCTGTCAGAGGTGAATGACAGAAGGCAAAATGTCATGTTCTACCTCACGGAGCCCGGCTCGCACGCCTCCTACCTGGCAGCCAGCTTCAGCGTGCCCTCGCTGTTAAACACCTGGAGTCGGTTCGCCATCGCCGTGTCCGAAGATCAGATCGCCCTCTACATGAACTGTGACACGGAGTCTGAAGCGGTACGCTTTGAGCGTTCTCCTGATGAAATGGACCTGGAAGCTGGGGCAGGTGTCTTCGTGGGCCAAGCTGGGCTGGCAGATCCGGACAAATTCCTG GGGGTTATTAGTGAGCTGAAGGTGGTGGGAAACACCCAGGCCGCCGAGAGGCACTGCGAGGAGGAAGAAGATGATTCTGATGCC GCATCCGGTGACTATGGAAGTGGATATGATGAGGATATGACTACCAAG GTAACGCCACCACCCCTGGCCCCCATTCCACAGCCTCCAGTGACCGCAGGCTCTCACAAACTGACAGAGACACTCCATGCAGCAAAAACTGAGCACAGAGCGACAG CCCATGAGTCTCACAGCCATTTGTTGGAGTCCAGACCTGGACTAACAGGACCACAAG GACCAGCTGGCCCCAAGGGGGACAGAGGGGAGGTGGGCATTAAGGGAGACAGGGGTCCTGCGGGCCCCAAGGGAGACTCAGGAATTACATCGGGGTCGGATGCTGGGACACGAAGTGTGAGTCGCGGAGATAAG GGTGACACAGGAGAGAAAGGAATGAAG GGAAGCGCTGGATTTGGCTATCCTGGGGCAAAAGGTGACCAAGGACCCCCTGGCCTCCCTGGACCTCCTGGGCCACCTGGTCCTGCTGCGGAGGTCATGCACCGTGGGGATGGAACCGTGGTGCACCAGATCCCAGGACCCAGAGGGCCACCTGGCCCTCCAGGGTCTTCTGGCCCAGCAGGACCTCCTGGAGCTGATGGAGAGCCA GGTGACCCTGGTGAAGACGGTAGTCAA GGTGCCACTGGACCATCAGGCTTCCCAGGAACCCCAGGTGACCCTGGAGTTAAGGGAGAGAAG GGTGACCGGGGTGAGGGGCAGCCCGGCCCCAGGGGACTTCCGGGGGCCCCTGGACCTCCTGGACCATCTCGTTCTGATAGACCT ACATTTGTGGACATGGAGGGATCAGGATTCCCTGATTTAGAGAGTTTTCGG GGTCTGCCAGGGCTTCCTGGCCCCCCTGGGCCTCCGGGCCCCCCAGGACCAGCTGTCCTTGGTGGGTCAACTAGAATTGATCCACCTACCGGACCACCGGGAAAAGATGGAACTCCTGGCTCACCG GGCCCCACTGGTCCGCCTGGTAAAGACGGACTTCCAGGGGCTCCAGGACACCAAGGAGAGAAG GGTGATGCAGGTGAACTGGGTCTTCCTGGACCAGTGGGAGAAAAG GGTTCTCAGGGTATATCTGGGGTCCCAGGGAAGCCTGGAGAAATTGGACTTGCTGGGCTGCCTGGACCAATGGGACCTGTTGGACCCCCGGGGCCACCAGGACCCCCAGGACCTGGTTtcggtgttggcttt GACGACGGGGACTTGGAAGCTTCAGGCGTGGGATTTTTTAATGGAGCTCCTGGAGTGATTGGACCTAAAGGACAGCAG ggACCTCCTGGAGTTCCAGGCCTACCA GGAATGCCAGGGCTTCCAGGACCACCTGGGGCGAAGGGGAGCGGAGGTCCCCAGGGACTGGATGGCAGACCAGGATTGGACGGCTTCCCAGGACCACAG GGTCCCGAAGGTGACAGAGGAGAAAAGGGCGAAAGG GGGGAGTCTGGTCGAGATGGAGTAGGAATTACTGGGCCTCCAGGGccccccggccccccaggacagaTCATCTACCAGTCTTCAGCCAAT TATGATGAAATCACTAGAACTCAGGGATCTCAG AGTGCAATTGGTCTTCCTGGCCAAGCAGGATTACCT GGTCCTCATGGACCAAAGGGTGAAAAGGGAGACCCTGGTCATCCAGGCTACCCACTTAAG GGAGAGAAAGGGGAACCTGGAGTGGTCATTGGACCTGATGGAAGTTCTCTGCCTTTGTCTGGCCTCAGAGGACAAAAG GGTGATAGAGGACCGCCTGGACTAGTTGGACCGCCT GGTCAGTATGGTCCTCCTGGAATGAAGGGAGAATTTGGAATGCCAGGAAGGCCC GGACGCCCTGGCTTGAATGGGTATAAAGGTGAAAAAGGAGACCCCGGATCAGGGGCAGGATATGGATATCCC GGTCCTGCAGGCCCACCTGGGCCACCAGGACCTCCAGGCCCCTCAGTATCACTGGACAGGTTTGGT AGATATGATGATGGCTCCAGATTTTATCCAG CCATGAAAGGGGAGAAGGGGGATCATGGTTCCCCTGGAGTTCCTGGCACTCCAG GACTTTCCTCAAATTTGGACTTGTACACGTTGAAG AACGAGCTGAAGGGAGAACAAGGAGGACCTGGCCTGAAAGGGGAGAAAGGAGAGCCGGGCGGGGGATTCTATGATGCTCGCTTTGGTGGAGGATTGGGGCTTCCTGGACCTCCTGGAAATCCAGGATTACCC GGGCCAAAGGGAGACTCTATCAGAGGTCCTCCTGGTCCCCAGGGCCCACCAGGAGCCCCAGGAATGGTTTACGAGGGTCGTGCTGGGAACCCAGGCCCACCCGGCCCACCGGGCCCTCCTGGGCCTCCAGGGTCACCCTCGTTGCCAGGAGCCTACAGGCCCACACACA CCATAAGCGTTCCAGGACCCCCAGGTCCTCCGGGGCAACCTGGAACTCCTGGTTTGTCTTCTGTG GTAACTGTACTGAGGTCATATGAAATCATGATTTCCACCGCACGGCGACAAGCTGAGGGGACGCTGATCTTTGTCATGGACAATGGAGATCTCTACATTCGAGTCCGAGAAGGATTCCGACAAGTCATG CTAGGAGATTACAGGCCTTACTCAAGAGACTTG GACAACGAAGTTGCAGAAGTTCAGCAGCCTATTGAGATCCCCAAGACGCCACAACAATCACAACAAGATAACCGGAACACTGATTACCCTGTCAGATACCCCTCCCAACCTGACACAAGATATCCATCACAATCATACCCCATATACCCCTCCAATACTGAGCCTAGATACCCCCCACTGCCAGACAATGGGTACAATCCCGTCCAGCCTGACAGTAGATATCCCAGCATCCCCTCTCAAAGACCCAGTCCTCCAAAACCACAGCCTCCCAGCCATTCACATACATTTGGACCTGGG CTGCATTTGATTGCCCTTAACATGCCACAATCTGGTAACGTGCGGGGCATCCGAGGGGCAGACTTCCAGTGCTTCCAGCAGGCCCGTGCCGTGGGGCTGACGGGCACTTTCCGGGCCTTCCTGTCCTCCAAGTTGCAGGACCTCTACAGCATCGTCCGCAAATCAGACAGAGACAGCTTGCCTATCTTGAACCTCAAG GACCAAGTGCTGTTCAACAGCTGGGAGGCTCTCTTCAGTGACTCAGAGGGCAAGATGAAGGAGAATGCACCAATCTACTCTTTTGATGGTAGAGATATCCTCAGAGATAGTGCCTG GCCTGAGAAGATGATATGGCATGGCTCGAGCACCAGGGGCCACCGTCAGACAGACAACTACTGTGAAACTTGGCGGACAGCGGACCAGGCGGTGACCGGCCTGGCATCTTCTCTGTGGGCTGCGCGGCTTCTTGAGCAGACGCCAAGTAGCTGCTCTCAGTCCTACATTGTGCTGTGCATTGAGAACAGCTATGTCACACACTCCAAAAAATAA
- the LOC111838618 gene encoding collagen alpha-1(XVIII) chain isoform X2: MSKISLRLCLYVLLAISVGCIDAWLWSWSVSTTEAPSENQQGFDNSTGIKHEQSIAGVGEEIINVASGIRKSVQTWDQNPDEESSEPNTTAPASPTGPGNLTNTNLTASVVEPGIVKGDEMGNITSALQSADHGTSVGEEDDTTISFQQLIGDPSPSDLAQIDTPDNTPGYVFGPDTNIGQIARGHFPTTFFRHFSILFHLKPTSSKAGVIFSITDATQQIMYVGIKLSEVNDRRQNVMFYLTEPGSHASYLAASFSVPSLLNTWSRFAIAVSEDQIALYMNCDTESEAVRFERSPDEMDLEAGAGVFVGQAGLADPDKFLGVISELKVVGNTQAAERHCEEEEDDSDAASGDYGSGYDEDMTTKVTPPPLAPIPQPPVTAGSHKLTETLHAAKTEHRATAHESHSHLLESRPGLTGPQGPAGPKGDRGEVGIKGDRGPAGPKGDSGITSGSDAGTRSVSRGDKGDTGEKGMKGSAGFGYPGAKGDQGPPGLPGPPGPPGPAAEVMHRGDGTVVHQIPGPRGPPGPPGSSGPAGPPGADGEPGDPGEDGSQGATGPSGFPGTPGDPGVKGEKGDRGEGQPGPRGLPGAPGPPGPSRSDRPTFVDMEGSGFPDLESFRGLPGLPGPPGPPGPPGPAVLGGSTRIDPPTGPPGKDGTPGSPGPTGPPGKDGLPGAPGHQGEKGDAGELGLPGPVGEKGSQGISGVPGKPGEIGLAGLPGPMGPVGPPGPPGPPGPGFGVGFDDGDLEASGVGFFNGAPGVIGPKGQQGPPGVPGLPGMPGLPGPPGAKGSGGPQGLDGRPGLDGFPGPQGPEGDRGEKGERGESGRDGVGITGPPGPPGPPGQIIYQSSANYDEITRTQGSQSAIGLPGQAGLPGPHGPKGEKGDPGHPGYPLKGEKGEPGVVIGPDGSSLPLSGLRGQKGDRGPPGLVGPPGQYGPPGMKGEFGMPGRPGRPGLNGYKGEKGDPGSGAGYGYPGPAGPPGPPGPPGPSVSLDRFGRYDDGSRFYPAMKGEKGDHGSPGVPGTPGLSSNLDLYTLKNELKGEQGGPGLKGEKGEPGGGFYDARFGGGLGLPGPPGNPGLPGPKGDSIRGPPGPQGPPGAPGMVYEGRAGNPGPPGPPGPPGPPGSPSLPGAYRPTHTISVPGPPGPPGQPGTPGLSSVVTVLRSYEIMISTARRQAEGTLIFVMDNGDLYIRVREGFRQVMLGDYRPYSRDLDNEVAEVQQPIEIPKTPQQSQQDNRNTDYPVRYPSQPDTRYPSQSYPIYPSNTEPRYPPLPDNGYNPVQPDSRYPSIPSQRPSPPKPQPPSHSHTFGPGLHLIALNMPQSGNVRGIRGADFQCFQQARAVGLTGTFRAFLSSKLQDLYSIVRKSDRDSLPILNLKDQVLFNSWEALFSDSEGKMKENAPIYSFDGRDILRDSAWPEKMIWHGSSTRGHRQTDNYCETWRTADQAVTGLASSLWAARLLEQTPSSCSQSYIVLCIENSYVTHSKK; this comes from the exons ATGATACCACCATATCCTTTCAGCAGCTGATTGGAGACCCCAGCCCTTCTGATCTCGCCCAAATCGACACTCCCGATAACACCCCTGGCTATGTCTTTGGCCCGGACACTAACATTGGCCAGATCGCCCGAGGCCATTTTCCCACCACCTTCTTCCGCCACTTCTCCATCCTCTTCCACCTGAAACCTACGTCCTCCAAGGCCGGTGTCATTTTCTCCATCACCGATGCCACCCAGCAAATCATGTATGTGGGCATCAAGCTGTCAGAGGTGAATGACAGAAGGCAAAATGTCATGTTCTACCTCACGGAGCCCGGCTCGCACGCCTCCTACCTGGCAGCCAGCTTCAGCGTGCCCTCGCTGTTAAACACCTGGAGTCGGTTCGCCATCGCCGTGTCCGAAGATCAGATCGCCCTCTACATGAACTGTGACACGGAGTCTGAAGCGGTACGCTTTGAGCGTTCTCCTGATGAAATGGACCTGGAAGCTGGGGCAGGTGTCTTCGTGGGCCAAGCTGGGCTGGCAGATCCGGACAAATTCCTG GGGGTTATTAGTGAGCTGAAGGTGGTGGGAAACACCCAGGCCGCCGAGAGGCACTGCGAGGAGGAAGAAGATGATTCTGATGCC GCATCCGGTGACTATGGAAGTGGATATGATGAGGATATGACTACCAAG GTAACGCCACCACCCCTGGCCCCCATTCCACAGCCTCCAGTGACCGCAGGCTCTCACAAACTGACAGAGACACTCCATGCAGCAAAAACTGAGCACAGAGCGACAG CCCATGAGTCTCACAGCCATTTGTTGGAGTCCAGACCTGGACTAACAGGACCACAAG GACCAGCTGGCCCCAAGGGGGACAGAGGGGAGGTGGGCATTAAGGGAGACAGGGGTCCTGCGGGCCCCAAGGGAGACTCAGGAATTACATCGGGGTCGGATGCTGGGACACGAAGTGTGAGTCGCGGAGATAAG GGTGACACAGGAGAGAAAGGAATGAAG GGAAGCGCTGGATTTGGCTATCCTGGGGCAAAAGGTGACCAAGGACCCCCTGGCCTCCCTGGACCTCCTGGGCCACCTGGTCCTGCTGCGGAGGTCATGCACCGTGGGGATGGAACCGTGGTGCACCAGATCCCAGGACCCAGAGGGCCACCTGGCCCTCCAGGGTCTTCTGGCCCAGCAGGACCTCCTGGAGCTGATGGAGAGCCA GGTGACCCTGGTGAAGACGGTAGTCAA GGTGCCACTGGACCATCAGGCTTCCCAGGAACCCCAGGTGACCCTGGAGTTAAGGGAGAGAAG GGTGACCGGGGTGAGGGGCAGCCCGGCCCCAGGGGACTTCCGGGGGCCCCTGGACCTCCTGGACCATCTCGTTCTGATAGACCT ACATTTGTGGACATGGAGGGATCAGGATTCCCTGATTTAGAGAGTTTTCGG GGTCTGCCAGGGCTTCCTGGCCCCCCTGGGCCTCCGGGCCCCCCAGGACCAGCTGTCCTTGGTGGGTCAACTAGAATTGATCCACCTACCGGACCACCGGGAAAAGATGGAACTCCTGGCTCACCG GGCCCCACTGGTCCGCCTGGTAAAGACGGACTTCCAGGGGCTCCAGGACACCAAGGAGAGAAG GGTGATGCAGGTGAACTGGGTCTTCCTGGACCAGTGGGAGAAAAG GGTTCTCAGGGTATATCTGGGGTCCCAGGGAAGCCTGGAGAAATTGGACTTGCTGGGCTGCCTGGACCAATGGGACCTGTTGGACCCCCGGGGCCACCAGGACCCCCAGGACCTGGTTtcggtgttggcttt GACGACGGGGACTTGGAAGCTTCAGGCGTGGGATTTTTTAATGGAGCTCCTGGAGTGATTGGACCTAAAGGACAGCAG ggACCTCCTGGAGTTCCAGGCCTACCA GGAATGCCAGGGCTTCCAGGACCACCTGGGGCGAAGGGGAGCGGAGGTCCCCAGGGACTGGATGGCAGACCAGGATTGGACGGCTTCCCAGGACCACAG GGTCCCGAAGGTGACAGAGGAGAAAAGGGCGAAAGG GGGGAGTCTGGTCGAGATGGAGTAGGAATTACTGGGCCTCCAGGGccccccggccccccaggacagaTCATCTACCAGTCTTCAGCCAAT TATGATGAAATCACTAGAACTCAGGGATCTCAG AGTGCAATTGGTCTTCCTGGCCAAGCAGGATTACCT GGTCCTCATGGACCAAAGGGTGAAAAGGGAGACCCTGGTCATCCAGGCTACCCACTTAAG GGAGAGAAAGGGGAACCTGGAGTGGTCATTGGACCTGATGGAAGTTCTCTGCCTTTGTCTGGCCTCAGAGGACAAAAG GGTGATAGAGGACCGCCTGGACTAGTTGGACCGCCT GGTCAGTATGGTCCTCCTGGAATGAAGGGAGAATTTGGAATGCCAGGAAGGCCC GGACGCCCTGGCTTGAATGGGTATAAAGGTGAAAAAGGAGACCCCGGATCAGGGGCAGGATATGGATATCCC GGTCCTGCAGGCCCACCTGGGCCACCAGGACCTCCAGGCCCCTCAGTATCACTGGACAGGTTTGGT AGATATGATGATGGCTCCAGATTTTATCCAG CCATGAAAGGGGAGAAGGGGGATCATGGTTCCCCTGGAGTTCCTGGCACTCCAG GACTTTCCTCAAATTTGGACTTGTACACGTTGAAG AACGAGCTGAAGGGAGAACAAGGAGGACCTGGCCTGAAAGGGGAGAAAGGAGAGCCGGGCGGGGGATTCTATGATGCTCGCTTTGGTGGAGGATTGGGGCTTCCTGGACCTCCTGGAAATCCAGGATTACCC GGGCCAAAGGGAGACTCTATCAGAGGTCCTCCTGGTCCCCAGGGCCCACCAGGAGCCCCAGGAATGGTTTACGAGGGTCGTGCTGGGAACCCAGGCCCACCCGGCCCACCGGGCCCTCCTGGGCCTCCAGGGTCACCCTCGTTGCCAGGAGCCTACAGGCCCACACACA CCATAAGCGTTCCAGGACCCCCAGGTCCTCCGGGGCAACCTGGAACTCCTGGTTTGTCTTCTGTG GTAACTGTACTGAGGTCATATGAAATCATGATTTCCACCGCACGGCGACAAGCTGAGGGGACGCTGATCTTTGTCATGGACAATGGAGATCTCTACATTCGAGTCCGAGAAGGATTCCGACAAGTCATG CTAGGAGATTACAGGCCTTACTCAAGAGACTTG GACAACGAAGTTGCAGAAGTTCAGCAGCCTATTGAGATCCCCAAGACGCCACAACAATCACAACAAGATAACCGGAACACTGATTACCCTGTCAGATACCCCTCCCAACCTGACACAAGATATCCATCACAATCATACCCCATATACCCCTCCAATACTGAGCCTAGATACCCCCCACTGCCAGACAATGGGTACAATCCCGTCCAGCCTGACAGTAGATATCCCAGCATCCCCTCTCAAAGACCCAGTCCTCCAAAACCACAGCCTCCCAGCCATTCACATACATTTGGACCTGGG CTGCATTTGATTGCCCTTAACATGCCACAATCTGGTAACGTGCGGGGCATCCGAGGGGCAGACTTCCAGTGCTTCCAGCAGGCCCGTGCCGTGGGGCTGACGGGCACTTTCCGGGCCTTCCTGTCCTCCAAGTTGCAGGACCTCTACAGCATCGTCCGCAAATCAGACAGAGACAGCTTGCCTATCTTGAACCTCAAG GACCAAGTGCTGTTCAACAGCTGGGAGGCTCTCTTCAGTGACTCAGAGGGCAAGATGAAGGAGAATGCACCAATCTACTCTTTTGATGGTAGAGATATCCTCAGAGATAGTGCCTG GCCTGAGAAGATGATATGGCATGGCTCGAGCACCAGGGGCCACCGTCAGACAGACAACTACTGTGAAACTTGGCGGACAGCGGACCAGGCGGTGACCGGCCTGGCATCTTCTCTGTGGGCTGCGCGGCTTCTTGAGCAGACGCCAAGTAGCTGCTCTCAGTCCTACATTGTGCTGTGCATTGAGAACAGCTATGTCACACACTCCAAAAAATAA